A window from Microbacterium ginsengiterrae encodes these proteins:
- the trxB gene encoding thioredoxin-disulfide reductase: MRKVIIIGSGPAGFTAAIYAARANLEPLLIASSVEVGGELMNTTEVENFPGFPEGIQGPELMAKFQAQAERFGTEVVYDDVTSLDLDGTVKKVTLGSGAVHAAQALIYATGSAYRKLGIEGEERLSGYGVSWCATCDGFFFREKTIAVVGGGDSAMEEATFLTRFADKVYVIHRKDTLRASKIMQERAYANEKIEFIWNSEVTEINGGDAVNGVTLRSTVDGSTSELALDGLFIAIGNDPRTHLVHDKLTLTPEGTIWVDGRSSKTSVPGVFAAGDVIDPTYRQAITAAGSGTVAALDAEHFLADLDDASVEVPAAEAAEIIA, translated from the coding sequence ATGCGCAAGGTCATCATCATCGGCTCCGGCCCTGCCGGATTCACCGCCGCCATCTACGCGGCCCGCGCGAACCTGGAGCCGCTTCTCATCGCGAGCTCCGTCGAGGTCGGCGGAGAGCTGATGAACACCACCGAGGTGGAGAACTTCCCCGGGTTCCCCGAGGGCATCCAGGGACCCGAGCTCATGGCGAAGTTCCAGGCCCAGGCCGAGCGCTTCGGCACCGAGGTCGTCTACGACGACGTCACCTCGCTCGATCTCGACGGCACCGTCAAGAAGGTCACGCTCGGCAGCGGGGCCGTCCACGCGGCGCAGGCGCTCATCTACGCGACGGGTTCGGCGTACCGGAAGCTCGGGATCGAGGGCGAAGAGCGCCTCTCCGGGTACGGTGTCTCCTGGTGCGCCACGTGCGACGGGTTCTTCTTCCGCGAGAAGACGATCGCCGTCGTCGGCGGCGGCGACTCCGCGATGGAGGAGGCCACCTTCCTCACGCGCTTCGCCGACAAGGTCTACGTGATCCACCGCAAGGACACCCTGCGGGCATCGAAGATCATGCAGGAGCGCGCCTACGCGAACGAGAAGATCGAGTTCATCTGGAACAGCGAGGTCACCGAGATCAACGGTGGGGATGCCGTGAACGGCGTCACGCTGCGGTCGACGGTCGACGGCTCCACGAGCGAGCTCGCGTTGGACGGTCTGTTCATCGCCATCGGCAACGACCCCCGCACCCACCTCGTGCACGACAAGCTCACCCTCACCCCTGAGGGCACCATCTGGGTCGACGGCCGTTCGTCGAAGACCTCGGTGCCCGGCGTGTTCGCCGCCGGCGACGTCATCGACCCGACCTACCGCCAGGCGATCACCGCCGCCGGCTCGGGGACGGTGGCAGCCCTCGACGCCGAGCACTTCCTCGCGGATCTCGATGACGCCTCGGTCGAGGTCCCGGCTGCCGAGGCCGCCGAGATCATCGCCTGA
- a CDS encoding sugar porter family MFS transporter has protein sequence MSQNKSTAGRFNARVIGISIAAALGGFLFGFDTAVINGAVDALAGAFDLGSGLQGFAVSSALLGCAVGAWFAGSLANKLGRIPVMVIAAVLFLVSAIGSGLAFGVIDLIVWRVIGGLGVGAASVIAPAYIAEVSPAKVRGRLGSLQQLAIVTGIFTALLSNALLANIAGSAANVLWFGIEAWRWMFMVEAIPAIIYGLMSLRLPESPRFLVARGKIDKASQVLLDFTGETDVNLKIEEIRKTLNAEQKESLKDLRGDRFGLKPIVWVGILLSVFQQFVGINVIFYYSTTLWLSVGFDESSALLTSVITSITNIVVTIVAILLVDKVGRRPMLLIGSVGMAVTLGMMALAFSFGTLEGDAVTLPQPWSLIALICANGFVVFFGATWGPLVWVLLGEMFPNSIRAGALAVAAAAQWIANFFISTTFPSFADIGLTFAYGFYAFFALLSFFFVFFQVPETKGRELETMTDVVELPRRGGKKRA, from the coding sequence ATGTCTCAGAACAAGAGCACGGCCGGACGCTTCAACGCCCGGGTCATCGGCATCAGCATCGCGGCCGCACTCGGAGGATTCCTCTTCGGTTTCGACACCGCCGTCATCAACGGCGCGGTCGACGCGCTGGCGGGGGCCTTCGATCTCGGGTCAGGGCTGCAGGGCTTCGCGGTCTCCTCGGCACTGCTCGGCTGCGCCGTCGGTGCATGGTTCGCCGGGAGCCTCGCGAACAAGCTGGGCCGCATCCCGGTCATGGTCATCGCCGCGGTCCTCTTCCTCGTCTCCGCGATCGGGTCGGGTCTTGCCTTCGGCGTGATCGACCTCATCGTCTGGCGTGTGATCGGCGGACTCGGTGTCGGTGCGGCATCCGTCATCGCACCGGCGTACATCGCCGAGGTGTCGCCGGCCAAGGTCCGCGGACGACTCGGGTCTCTCCAGCAGTTGGCGATCGTCACCGGTATCTTCACCGCCCTCCTCTCGAACGCTCTGCTGGCCAATATCGCGGGTTCCGCCGCCAACGTGCTGTGGTTCGGCATCGAGGCGTGGCGCTGGATGTTCATGGTCGAGGCGATCCCCGCCATCATCTACGGGCTCATGTCGCTCCGCCTGCCGGAGTCCCCGCGATTCCTCGTCGCCAGAGGCAAGATCGACAAGGCGTCGCAGGTGCTCCTGGACTTCACCGGCGAGACGGACGTGAACCTCAAGATCGAGGAGATCCGCAAGACCCTGAACGCCGAGCAGAAGGAGTCCCTCAAGGACCTGCGGGGTGACCGATTCGGTCTGAAGCCGATCGTCTGGGTAGGGATCCTGCTCAGCGTCTTCCAGCAGTTCGTCGGCATCAACGTCATCTTCTATTACTCCACGACGCTCTGGCTCTCGGTCGGTTTCGACGAATCCAGTGCTCTGCTGACGTCCGTGATCACCTCGATCACCAACATCGTCGTCACGATCGTCGCGATCCTGCTCGTGGACAAGGTCGGGCGCCGTCCGATGCTGCTGATCGGGTCCGTCGGCATGGCCGTCACCCTCGGCATGATGGCGCTGGCGTTCTCGTTCGGCACGCTCGAGGGCGACGCTGTCACACTCCCGCAGCCGTGGTCGCTCATCGCTCTCATCTGCGCGAACGGTTTCGTGGTGTTCTTCGGCGCCACGTGGGGTCCGCTGGTCTGGGTCCTCCTTGGTGAGATGTTCCCCAACAGCATCCGTGCCGGCGCCCTCGCGGTCGCTGCGGCCGCCCAGTGGATCGCGAACTTCTTCATCTCCACGACGTTCCCGTCCTTCGCCGACATCGGGCTCACGTTCGCGTACGGTTTCTACGCCTTCTTCGCGCTCCTGTCGTTCTTCTTCGTGTTCTTCCAGGTGCCCGAGACGAAGGGTAGGGAACTCGAGACGATGACGGATGTCGTCGAGCTGCCGCGCCGCGGGGGGAAGAAGCGCGCGTAG
- a CDS encoding ParB/RepB/Spo0J family partition protein, which produces MAKRAGLGRGIGALIPTADQAERPVDVFFPGASIRPAVQDAAPAAEDAAEQELAAVPGIHLIQIDPNKIVPNPRQPRTHFDPSDLAELVHSVREFGVLQPVVVRKNSDGDYELIMGERRTRAAREAKLESIPAIVRDTADEDLLRDALLENLHRSELNPLEEASAYQQLLDDFGITQEELATRIGRSRPQISNTIRLLKLPVPVQQRVAAGVLSAGHARALLSLDDPAQMQKLADKVVNEDLSVRATEEAAKSTPAAGGKSPKPQPGARRAYLDEVAGSLGDRLNTRVKITLGARKGQVAIEFSSIQDLNRILAELGEEKYGS; this is translated from the coding sequence ATGGCGAAGCGCGCTGGACTGGGCCGAGGAATCGGTGCCCTGATACCCACAGCAGACCAGGCGGAGCGTCCGGTTGACGTGTTCTTCCCTGGAGCGTCGATCCGGCCGGCAGTGCAGGATGCGGCACCGGCGGCCGAGGACGCGGCTGAGCAGGAGCTCGCAGCGGTTCCCGGCATCCACCTGATCCAGATCGATCCGAACAAGATCGTCCCGAACCCGCGGCAGCCCCGCACGCACTTCGATCCCAGCGACCTCGCCGAGCTCGTCCACAGCGTGCGCGAGTTCGGTGTGCTCCAGCCGGTCGTCGTGCGCAAGAACTCCGATGGTGACTACGAACTGATCATGGGGGAGCGGCGTACCCGCGCCGCCCGTGAGGCCAAGCTCGAGTCGATCCCCGCCATCGTGCGCGACACGGCTGATGAGGATCTGCTTCGCGACGCACTCCTCGAAAACCTGCACCGATCCGAGCTCAACCCGCTGGAAGAGGCATCCGCCTACCAGCAGCTGCTGGACGACTTCGGTATCACACAGGAGGAGCTCGCCACCCGTATCGGCCGCTCCCGCCCGCAGATCAGCAACACGATCCGCCTGTTGAAGCTTCCCGTCCCCGTGCAGCAGCGCGTCGCCGCCGGTGTGCTCTCCGCCGGTCACGCCCGTGCCCTGCTGTCTCTCGACGATCCTGCGCAGATGCAGAAGCTCGCAGACAAGGTCGTCAACGAGGATCTCTCGGTGCGAGCCACGGAGGAGGCTGCGAAGTCGACTCCCGCCGCGGGCGGGAAGAGCCCGAAGCCCCAGCCCGGGGCGCGCCGCGCCTACCTCGACGAGGTCGCCGGCTCCCTCGGGGACCGCCTCAACACCCGGGTGAAGATCACCCTCGGCGCACGAAAAGGCCAGGTCGCGATTGAATTCTCCTCCATCCAGGACCTCAATCGCATCCTTGCCGAGCTCGGCGAAGAGAAGTACGGATCGTGA
- the trxA gene encoding thioredoxin, with the protein MTAKVTSQATFEQDVLQADGPVLVDFWAEWCGPCRMVAPVLDQIQAENPDKITIVKLNVDENPELAMKYQITSIPAMKVFQGGEVKTTIIGAKPKPALEKDLAAFIG; encoded by the coding sequence ATGACTGCCAAGGTAACGAGCCAGGCCACGTTCGAGCAGGACGTGCTCCAGGCCGACGGTCCCGTGCTCGTCGACTTCTGGGCCGAGTGGTGCGGACCGTGTCGTATGGTCGCCCCCGTGCTCGACCAGATCCAGGCGGAGAACCCGGACAAGATCACGATCGTCAAGCTCAATGTCGACGAGAACCCCGAGCTGGCCATGAAGTACCAGATCACGTCGATCCCGGCGATGAAGGTCTTCCAGGGCGGCGAGGTCAAGACGACGATCATCGGCGCGAAGCCGAAGCCCGCGCTCGAGAAGGATCTGGCCGCTTTCATCGGCTGA
- a CDS encoding tryptophan synthase subunit alpha: protein MSEAVPRRASLELLRAEAADELAVLIQERLLSGEDPWEFMEDLPSVDELVVFLLRADNIAANDGVRPNKARNYRVMRQIALEYPELTPAVWGLLGEGPRHRRWDATIAADAS, encoded by the coding sequence ATGTCAGAAGCCGTCCCGCGTCGCGCGAGTCTCGAGCTGCTGCGCGCAGAGGCGGCAGATGAATTGGCCGTCCTCATCCAGGAGCGTCTGCTCAGTGGAGAGGATCCGTGGGAGTTCATGGAGGACCTGCCGAGCGTCGATGAGCTCGTGGTGTTCCTTCTGCGAGCGGACAACATCGCCGCGAACGACGGCGTGCGCCCCAACAAGGCACGCAACTACCGAGTGATGCGTCAGATCGCCCTCGAGTATCCGGAGCTCACTCCGGCGGTCTGGGGGCTGCTCGGCGAGGGGCCGCGACACCGTCGCTGGGACGCCACGATCGCCGCCGACGCATCCTGA